One stretch of Streptomyces sp. A2-16 DNA includes these proteins:
- a CDS encoding MarR family transcriptional regulator gives MAAVDLTTHPGHLARRLQQAHYLLWNTMVSEEITSPQFAVLNALVAEPGLDQRTVGERVGLDRSTIAEVISRLGRRGLLDKVRDPQDGRRFLLRLTDEGVRTHRKLTVRTARMNQVFLAPLSAEEQRHFFELIRRVADAAEGLRNPAEPLLTQP, from the coding sequence ATGGCCGCGGTGGACCTCACCACCCACCCCGGGCACCTCGCCCGGCGGCTCCAGCAGGCGCACTACCTGCTGTGGAACACGATGGTCTCCGAGGAGATCACCTCGCCCCAGTTCGCGGTCCTGAACGCGCTTGTCGCCGAGCCGGGGCTCGACCAGCGCACGGTGGGGGAGCGGGTGGGGCTCGACCGGTCCACCATCGCCGAGGTCATCAGCAGGCTCGGCAGGCGCGGACTGCTCGACAAGGTCCGCGACCCCCAGGACGGCCGCCGCTTCCTGCTGCGGCTGACGGACGAGGGGGTGCGCACCCACCGCAAGCTGACCGTGCGCACGGCCCGGATGAACCAGGTCTTCCTGGCCCCGCTCTCGGCCGAGGAACAGCGGCACTTCTTCGAGCTGATCCGCCGGGTCGCGGACGCGGCGGAGGGGCTCCGCAATCCCGCGGAACCCCTCCTCACCCAGCCCTGA
- the pcaH gene encoding protocatechuate 3,4-dioxygenase subunit beta: MTLTQHDIDQEIAAEHAAYEKRLADGAPVEHQPRRDYAPYRSSVLRHPKQPPIGIDVSQDPELVELHSPAFGERDITEIDNDLTRHHTGEPIGERITVEGRLLDRDGRPLRGQLVEIWQANSAGRYAHQREQHDAPLDPNFTGVGRTLTDDSGFYRFTTIQPGPYPWRQHVNAWRPAHIHFSLFGTAFTQRLVTQMYFPSDPLFPYDPIIQSVTDDSARRRLVATYDHSLSVPEFSMGYHWDIVLDGPQATWIEEGR; encoded by the coding sequence ATGACCCTCACCCAGCACGACATCGACCAGGAAATCGCCGCCGAGCACGCCGCCTACGAGAAGCGGCTCGCCGACGGCGCCCCCGTCGAGCACCAGCCGCGCCGCGACTACGCGCCCTACCGCTCCTCGGTGCTGCGGCACCCGAAACAGCCGCCGATCGGCATCGACGTGTCCCAGGACCCGGAACTGGTGGAGCTGCACTCGCCCGCCTTCGGGGAGCGGGACATCACCGAGATCGACAACGACCTGACCCGGCACCACACCGGGGAGCCGATCGGTGAGCGGATCACCGTCGAGGGACGGCTCCTGGACCGCGACGGCCGGCCGCTGCGCGGGCAGCTGGTGGAGATCTGGCAGGCGAACTCGGCAGGGCGCTACGCCCACCAGCGCGAACAGCACGACGCCCCGCTGGACCCCAACTTCACCGGCGTCGGCCGCACGCTGACCGACGACAGCGGCTTCTACCGCTTCACCACCATCCAGCCGGGCCCCTACCCATGGCGCCAGCACGTCAACGCCTGGCGACCCGCCCACATCCACTTCTCCCTCTTCGGCACGGCGTTCACCCAGCGGCTCGTGACGCAGATGTACTTCCCGAGCGACCCGCTGTTCCCCTACGACCCGATCATCCAGTCGGTGACCGACGACTCGGCCCGCCGGCGGCTGGTCGCCACCTACGACCACAGTCTGTCCGTGCCCGAGTTCTCGATGGGCTACCACTGGGACATCGTGCTCGACGGACCGCAGGCCACCTGGATCGAAGAAGGACGCTGA
- a CDS encoding ATP-dependent DNA ligase yields MDLPVMPPVKPMLAKSVAKIPPDMHYEAKWDGFRAIVFRDGAEVELGSRTGKPLTRYFPELVEALRERLPERCVMDGEIVIAREGRLDFDALTERIHPAASRVRTLAERTPASFVAFDLLALEDESLLNVPLTDRRHLLAAALSGVTAPVHLAPATTDIDVAQEWFEQYEGAGLDGVIAKPPALRYLQDERAMFKIKHERTADVVVAGYRLHKSGPVVGSLLLGLYDERGTLQHVGVSAAFPMKRRAELIEELEPLRMEDVSGHPWAAWAEEAAHESARLPGAPSRWSGKKDLSWVPLRPERVAEVAYDHMENGARFRHTARFRRWRPDRTPSSCTYAQLEEPVRYDLDEILG; encoded by the coding sequence ATGGATCTGCCGGTGATGCCCCCTGTGAAGCCCATGCTCGCCAAGTCGGTGGCGAAGATCCCGCCGGACATGCACTACGAGGCGAAGTGGGACGGCTTCCGGGCCATCGTGTTCCGCGACGGGGCGGAGGTCGAACTGGGCAGCCGTACCGGCAAGCCGCTGACCAGGTACTTTCCTGAACTGGTCGAGGCCCTGCGCGAGCGGCTGCCGGAGCGGTGCGTGATGGACGGGGAGATCGTGATCGCGCGGGAGGGGCGCCTCGACTTCGACGCGCTGACCGAGCGGATCCACCCGGCGGCCTCGCGGGTACGGACGCTGGCCGAGCGGACGCCTGCCTCCTTCGTCGCCTTCGACCTGCTGGCCCTGGAGGACGAGTCGCTGCTGAACGTCCCGCTGACCGACCGCAGACACCTCCTCGCCGCGGCCCTGTCGGGGGTCACCGCCCCGGTGCACCTGGCACCGGCGACGACCGACATCGACGTGGCACAGGAGTGGTTCGAGCAGTACGAGGGCGCGGGCCTGGACGGTGTCATCGCCAAGCCGCCGGCCCTGCGCTACCTCCAGGACGAGCGCGCGATGTTCAAGATCAAGCACGAGCGGACGGCGGACGTGGTGGTCGCGGGCTACCGGCTGCACAAGAGCGGCCCGGTCGTCGGCTCGCTGCTGCTGGGCCTGTACGACGAGCGGGGCACGCTCCAGCACGTCGGCGTGTCCGCGGCCTTCCCGATGAAGCGGCGGGCCGAGCTGATCGAGGAGCTGGAGCCGCTGCGGATGGAGGACGTGTCCGGGCACCCCTGGGCGGCCTGGGCCGAGGAGGCCGCGCACGAGAGCGCCCGGCTGCCCGGGGCGCCGAGCCGCTGGTCGGGCAAGAAGGACCTGTCCTGGGTGCCGCTCAGACCGGAACGGGTGGCGGAGGTGGCGTACGACCACATGGAGAACGGGGCACGGTTCCGCCACACCGCCCGCTTCCGCCGCTGGCGGCCCGACCGGACCCCTTCCAGCTGCACCTACGCGCAGCTGGAGGAGCCGGTGCGCTACGACCTGGACGAGATCCTGGGCTGA
- the pcaG gene encoding protocatechuate 3,4-dioxygenase subunit alpha, translating into MTKIDTSRPETVLPTPSHTVGPFYGHALPFPGGGDIAPVGHPDTIVLQGCITDGEGNPLPDAFVELWSADPDGNVPQVDGSIRRDPASGGYLGRNGVEFTGWGRIQTDANGHWTARTLRPGARGQSAPYISVCVFARGLLVHLYTRIYLPGDEAALTADPLLARVPAERRDTLIAREQGDGTYRFDIRLQGEGETVFLEFQ; encoded by the coding sequence ATGACGAAGATCGACACCAGCCGTCCCGAGACCGTGCTGCCGACCCCGTCGCACACGGTCGGCCCCTTCTACGGCCATGCCCTGCCCTTCCCCGGCGGCGGCGACATCGCGCCCGTCGGCCACCCGGACACCATCGTGCTCCAGGGCTGCATCACGGACGGCGAGGGCAACCCGCTGCCGGACGCCTTCGTGGAGCTGTGGAGCGCCGACCCCGACGGCAACGTCCCGCAGGTCGACGGCTCGATCCGGCGCGACCCCGCGAGCGGCGGCTACCTGGGCCGCAACGGCGTGGAGTTCACCGGCTGGGGCCGCATCCAGACCGACGCCAACGGCCACTGGACCGCGCGGACCCTGCGGCCGGGCGCGCGCGGGCAGAGCGCGCCGTACATCAGCGTGTGCGTCTTCGCGCGCGGTCTGCTGGTGCACCTGTACACCCGGATCTACCTGCCGGGCGACGAGGCGGCCCTGACCGCAGACCCGCTGCTGGCCCGGGTACCGGCGGAGCGGCGCGACACGCTGATCGCGCGTGAGCAGGGCGACGGCACCTACCGTTTCGACATCCGCCTTCAGGGCGAAGGCGAAACGGTCTTCCTGGAGTTCCAGTGA
- the ligD gene encoding non-homologous end-joining DNA ligase: MGDAVELEAAGRTVRLSSPDKIFFPERGFTKLDLARYYQAVAPGILRALRNRPTTLERYPDGVTGENFFQKRAPKNMPDWIPTAHITFPSGRSADEMCPTEEAAVLWAAQYGTLTFHPWPVRRDDVDRPDELRIDLDPQPGTDYDDAVRAAHELRSVLAEFGGLRGWPKTSGGRGLHVFVPIEPRWTFTQVRRAAIAVGREMERRMPDHVTIKWWKEERGERIFLDYNQTARDRTIASAYSVRPRPHAPVSAPLRWEEVGEAHPQDFDLATMPARFAELGDVHADMDDHAFSLEPLLELARRDEHDHGLGDLPYPPEYPKMPGEPKRVQPSRARKPGSTAP, from the coding sequence ATGGGTGACGCGGTGGAACTGGAGGCGGCAGGCCGGACCGTACGGCTGTCCAGCCCGGACAAGATTTTCTTCCCGGAGCGCGGCTTCACCAAGCTGGACCTCGCCCGCTACTACCAGGCCGTCGCCCCTGGCATCCTGCGCGCCCTGCGCAACCGCCCCACCACGCTGGAGCGCTACCCGGACGGTGTGACCGGCGAGAACTTCTTCCAGAAACGGGCGCCCAAGAACATGCCCGACTGGATCCCCACCGCCCACATCACCTTCCCCAGCGGCCGCAGCGCCGACGAGATGTGCCCGACCGAGGAGGCGGCCGTCCTGTGGGCCGCCCAGTACGGCACGCTCACCTTCCACCCCTGGCCGGTCCGCCGCGACGACGTCGACCGTCCCGACGAACTCCGTATCGACCTCGACCCGCAGCCCGGCACGGACTACGACGACGCCGTGCGCGCCGCCCATGAACTGCGGTCGGTACTGGCGGAGTTCGGCGGTCTGCGCGGCTGGCCCAAGACCTCCGGCGGACGCGGCCTGCACGTCTTCGTGCCGATCGAACCGCGCTGGACCTTCACCCAGGTGCGCCGGGCCGCGATCGCCGTCGGCCGGGAGATGGAGCGCCGGATGCCGGACCACGTGACGATCAAGTGGTGGAAGGAGGAGCGCGGCGAGCGCATCTTCCTCGACTACAACCAGACGGCCCGCGACCGCACGATCGCCTCCGCCTATTCGGTACGGCCCCGTCCGCACGCCCCCGTCTCCGCGCCCCTGCGCTGGGAGGAGGTCGGCGAGGCCCACCCTCAGGACTTCGACCTCGCGACCATGCCCGCGCGCTTCGCCGAACTCGGCGACGTGCACGCGGACATGGACGATCACGCGTTCTCCCTGGAGCCCCTGCTGGAGCTGGCCCGCCGTGACGAGCACGACCACGGACTGGGCGATCTGCCGTACCCGCCCGAGTATCCGAAGATGCCGGGGGAACCCAAGCGAGTACAGCCGAGCCGTGCCAGGAAGCCCGGTTCTACAGCTCCTTGA
- a CDS encoding family 16 glycoside hydrolase, which translates to MRHRRALTVLLAALLMMLGLQSTSTARPERADAAAQVLTWTAGDDITKYNSAPTTAVAGTATIVFENSKATGNTTGMPHTLTFVTSDPEFNNDVELNILANPNDDMGGRHTAEVTLTPGRYFYHCTIPGHGQMQGILVVTEGTGEDTTAPTSRAQVTGTQNAQGQYVGSASVAVTATDEAGGSGVDRIEYAIGDTGAWQPYTAPVVVDQVGSHKVRHRAVDKAGNVSEERSAEFTVVPPPSDDTAPPDTSATVGGQQNPDGTYIDMATVTVSASDTGSGVNTIEYAVNDGAWQPYTMPVMVHQVGSHTVRYRATDKAGNVAADKSVRFTVVAAAPQDTTPPVTGVTVDGTRNSDGAYVGNARVTVSATDEGGSGVAGVEYSIDAGPYLAYTAPVVVDRAGTHTLAYRARDKAGNTSAARTVTFTVVSSQVPAPNCAELDERLTVIVGTVDSGVPNRITNSRCRINELIEDEKEWTSHALFLKHVKTVLDRLFKEGVLDEREYDAIDAAARESGIGRPGQTEGYRTILDGSAASFAKWQQVGGGSFAPNGDGSITSGTTRDGLGMLWFPERTYGDFSLKLQWRDDAPGTGNANSGVFVRFPWIHDHPEEPRPEWAAIKFGHEVQVFDRPDGDMYKTGSVYGFDRVGLAGAGVTQKGTWNDYEIRVVDQHYSVYRNGVLINEFDNIGGQDFYPARSDDPGTDGRRFSSGYIGLQVHGTTDVVSYRDVRIKEL; encoded by the coding sequence ATGCGCCACCGCAGAGCTCTGACCGTCCTGTTGGCCGCCCTGCTGATGATGCTCGGCCTCCAGTCGACGTCCACGGCACGGCCCGAACGGGCCGACGCGGCGGCCCAGGTCCTCACCTGGACCGCCGGCGACGACATCACCAAGTACAACTCCGCACCGACGACCGCTGTCGCCGGCACGGCCACGATCGTCTTCGAGAACAGCAAGGCCACCGGCAACACCACCGGGATGCCGCACACGCTGACCTTCGTGACCAGCGATCCCGAGTTCAACAACGACGTGGAACTCAACATCCTCGCCAACCCCAACGACGACATGGGCGGCCGGCACACGGCCGAGGTCACGCTCACCCCGGGCCGTTACTTCTACCACTGCACGATCCCGGGCCACGGGCAGATGCAGGGCATCCTCGTGGTGACCGAGGGCACCGGCGAGGACACCACCGCGCCGACCTCCCGCGCCCAGGTGACCGGCACACAGAACGCCCAGGGTCAGTACGTGGGTTCCGCGAGCGTGGCCGTCACGGCGACCGACGAGGCCGGCGGCTCCGGCGTCGACCGGATCGAGTACGCGATCGGGGACACGGGCGCCTGGCAGCCGTACACCGCCCCGGTCGTCGTGGACCAGGTCGGCAGTCACAAGGTCCGCCACCGGGCCGTCGACAAGGCGGGCAATGTCTCCGAGGAGAGGAGCGCCGAGTTCACGGTCGTCCCGCCGCCCTCCGACGACACCGCCCCGCCGGACACCTCGGCGACGGTCGGCGGGCAGCAGAACCCGGACGGGACGTACATCGACATGGCGACCGTGACCGTGTCGGCCTCCGACACCGGATCCGGGGTCAACACCATCGAGTACGCGGTGAACGACGGTGCCTGGCAGCCGTACACGATGCCCGTGATGGTGCACCAGGTCGGCTCCCACACCGTGCGCTACCGGGCGACCGACAAGGCGGGCAACGTGGCCGCCGACAAGAGCGTCCGCTTCACGGTGGTCGCGGCGGCCCCGCAGGACACCACCCCGCCGGTGACCGGTGTGACCGTGGACGGCACCCGGAACTCCGACGGGGCGTACGTGGGCAACGCCAGGGTGACCGTCAGCGCCACGGACGAGGGCGGTTCGGGGGTCGCCGGTGTCGAGTACTCGATCGACGCCGGCCCCTACCTGGCGTACACGGCTCCCGTGGTCGTCGACCGGGCGGGCACGCACACCCTGGCGTACCGGGCGAGGGACAAGGCAGGCAACACCTCGGCCGCGCGCACGGTGACCTTCACCGTGGTCTCCAGTCAGGTCCCGGCCCCCAACTGCGCGGAACTCGACGAGCGGTTGACGGTGATCGTCGGCACGGTCGACTCCGGTGTGCCGAACCGGATCACCAACAGCCGTTGCCGGATCAACGAGTTGATCGAGGACGAGAAGGAGTGGACGTCCCACGCGCTGTTCCTCAAGCACGTGAAGACGGTCCTGGACAGGCTCTTCAAGGAGGGCGTCCTCGACGAGCGGGAGTACGACGCGATCGACGCGGCGGCCCGCGAGTCCGGGATCGGCAGGCCCGGGCAGACCGAGGGCTACCGCACGATCCTCGACGGCAGCGCGGCCTCCTTCGCCAAGTGGCAGCAGGTGGGCGGCGGTTCGTTCGCGCCGAACGGCGACGGGTCGATCACGTCCGGCACCACGCGGGACGGCCTCGGCATGCTCTGGTTCCCGGAGCGCACGTACGGCGACTTCTCGCTCAAGCTCCAGTGGCGGGACGACGCCCCGGGCACCGGCAACGCCAACTCCGGTGTGTTCGTGCGGTTCCCGTGGATCCATGACCACCCGGAGGAGCCCCGGCCGGAGTGGGCGGCCATCAAGTTCGGGCACGAGGTGCAGGTGTTCGACCGTCCCGACGGCGACATGTACAAGACCGGGTCGGTCTACGGTTTCGACCGGGTGGGGCTCGCCGGTGCCGGCGTCACCCAGAAGGGCACGTGGAACGACTACGAGATCCGGGTGGTCGACCAGCACTACTCGGTCTACCGCAACGGCGTGCTGATCAACGAGTTCGACAACATCGGCGGCCAGGACTTCTATCCGGCGCGCTCGGACGACCCGGGCACCGACGGACGGCGGTTCTCCTCCGGCTACATCGGACTCCAGGTGCACGGCACGACGGACGTGGTCTCCTACCGGGACGTCAGGATCAAGGAGCTGTAG
- a CDS encoding zinc-dependent alcohol dehydrogenase, whose product MKAVTWQGKRDVRVEEVPDPKIKEPTDAVIRITSTGLCGSDLHLYEVLTPFMTPGDILGHEPMGIVEEVGAAVPDLAVGDRVVVPFQIACGNCWMCMTGLPTQCETTQVTSEGMGAALFGYTRLYGAVPGAQAEYLRVPQAQYGPIKVPEGPPDDRFVYLSDVLPTAWQAVAYADVPEGGSVAVLGLGPIGDMACRVAQVRGAGRVFGVDLVSERLRRARARGVETYDLRSFDSEKELVQAIRDETDGRGPDAVIDAVGTEAHGSAAARLAQNAAALLPRKLSGPFAERFSVDRLAALHTAIELVRRGGTLSLTGVYGGMADPLPMLTMFDKQIQIRMGQANVRRWADEIIPYLTDEDPLGVDDFATHHVPLSDAPHAYEMFQKKQEGAVKVLMRP is encoded by the coding sequence ATGAAGGCTGTGACCTGGCAGGGCAAGCGGGACGTGCGGGTGGAGGAAGTGCCCGATCCGAAGATCAAGGAACCGACGGACGCCGTCATCCGGATCACCTCGACCGGGCTGTGCGGCTCCGACCTGCATCTGTACGAGGTGCTGACTCCGTTCATGACACCGGGCGACATCCTCGGCCATGAACCCATGGGCATCGTCGAGGAGGTCGGCGCCGCGGTGCCGGACCTCGCGGTGGGCGACCGGGTCGTCGTGCCCTTCCAGATCGCCTGCGGCAACTGCTGGATGTGCATGACCGGGCTGCCGACCCAGTGCGAGACCACCCAGGTCACCAGCGAGGGGATGGGTGCCGCCCTGTTCGGCTACACCCGCCTCTACGGCGCCGTACCGGGCGCCCAGGCCGAGTACCTGCGGGTCCCGCAGGCCCAGTACGGACCCATCAAGGTCCCCGAGGGGCCGCCGGACGACCGCTTCGTCTACCTCTCCGACGTGCTGCCCACCGCCTGGCAGGCCGTCGCCTACGCGGACGTCCCCGAAGGCGGCAGCGTCGCCGTGCTCGGCCTCGGCCCCATCGGCGACATGGCCTGCCGGGTCGCACAGGTGCGGGGCGCCGGGCGGGTGTTCGGCGTGGACCTCGTGTCCGAGCGGCTGCGCCGGGCACGCGCGCGTGGCGTGGAGACGTACGACCTCCGGAGCTTCGACAGCGAGAAGGAGCTCGTCCAGGCGATCCGCGACGAGACCGACGGACGCGGCCCGGACGCCGTGATCGACGCCGTCGGAACCGAGGCGCACGGCAGCGCGGCCGCCCGCCTCGCCCAGAACGCCGCGGCCCTGCTGCCCAGGAAGCTCAGCGGGCCGTTCGCCGAGCGCTTCAGCGTCGACCGGCTCGCCGCCCTGCACACCGCCATCGAACTGGTGCGCCGCGGCGGCACGCTCTCCCTCACCGGCGTCTACGGCGGCATGGCCGACCCGCTGCCCATGCTCACGATGTTCGACAAGCAGATCCAGATCCGGATGGGCCAGGCCAACGTGCGGCGCTGGGCCGACGAGATCATCCCGTACCTGACCGACGAGGACCCGCTCGGTGTCGACGACTTCGCGACCCATCACGTGCCGCTGTCGGACGCCCCGCACGCGTACGAGATGTTCCAGAAGAAGCAGGAGGGCGCGGTCAAGGTCCTGATGCGGCCCTGA
- the pcaB gene encoding 3-carboxy-cis,cis-muconate cycloisomerase, with the protein MTSPDPDTGLLAPGWAGSPAAAATADGAYLQALLDAEAALTRAQAALGLAPAEAATAVTEAAHADRFDVRSLAERARGGGNPVIPLVADLTRAVGEEYGPYVHRGATSQDVLDTATMLVAARTLDLVLPDLDRVQRALALLAAEHRDTAMPGRTLTQHAVPTTFGLKAAGWRSLVLDARDRVTAVRDSLPVQLGGAAGTLAAFTVYGAEDTRALTEAFAAELGLRAPLLPWHTLRTPVADLAGCLAFASGALGKIAADVLVLGRTEIAELTEGSGGGSSAMPHKANPVRSTLVAAAARRAPQLAATLYGSLAAEDERPAGAWHAEWEPLRDLLRLTGGAARDTAELTEGLRVHAEVMREHLGLTHGLIVSERLSAELASLLGRPRAKELLTDLAKRTYTEGRSLAELLYQEPELKDIDLDEPTDPVRYTGSAGALTDRALERR; encoded by the coding sequence GTGACTTCTCCCGATCCGGACACCGGCCTGCTCGCCCCCGGGTGGGCAGGCTCCCCCGCCGCCGCAGCGACCGCCGACGGCGCCTACCTCCAGGCGCTGCTGGACGCCGAGGCCGCACTGACCCGGGCGCAGGCCGCCCTGGGCCTCGCACCGGCGGAGGCCGCCACCGCGGTCACCGAGGCGGCCCACGCGGACCGTTTCGACGTACGGTCCCTCGCGGAGCGTGCGCGCGGCGGCGGCAACCCCGTCATCCCCCTGGTCGCCGACCTCACCCGGGCGGTCGGCGAGGAGTACGGCCCGTACGTCCACCGCGGCGCCACCAGCCAGGACGTCCTGGACACGGCGACGATGCTGGTTGCGGCGCGCACCCTCGACCTGGTCCTGCCCGACCTCGACCGCGTCCAGCGGGCCCTGGCCCTGCTCGCCGCCGAGCACCGCGACACCGCGATGCCGGGCCGGACGCTCACCCAGCACGCCGTCCCGACGACGTTCGGCCTCAAGGCGGCCGGGTGGCGGTCGCTGGTGCTGGACGCCCGGGACCGCGTCACCGCCGTACGGGACTCCCTCCCCGTCCAACTCGGCGGCGCGGCCGGGACACTGGCCGCCTTCACGGTGTACGGCGCCGAGGACACCCGGGCCCTCACGGAGGCCTTCGCCGCCGAGCTCGGGCTCCGGGCGCCGCTCCTCCCCTGGCACACCCTGCGCACCCCGGTCGCCGACCTCGCCGGGTGCCTGGCCTTCGCCTCGGGAGCCCTGGGCAAGATCGCCGCGGACGTCCTGGTCCTCGGCCGTACCGAGATCGCCGAGCTCACGGAGGGCAGCGGGGGCGGTTCCTCCGCGATGCCGCACAAGGCGAATCCCGTACGGTCCACGCTGGTCGCGGCCGCCGCCCGGCGCGCTCCACAGCTCGCCGCCACGCTGTACGGCTCGCTCGCCGCCGAGGACGAGCGGCCGGCCGGGGCCTGGCACGCCGAGTGGGAGCCGCTGAGGGACCTGCTGCGGCTGACCGGCGGGGCGGCCCGGGACACCGCGGAGCTCACGGAAGGCCTGCGGGTCCACGCGGAGGTCATGCGTGAACACCTCGGTCTCACCCACGGGTTGATCGTCTCCGAGCGGCTGTCCGCGGAGCTGGCGTCCCTGCTGGGTCGGCCCCGCGCCAAGGAGCTGCTCACGGACCTCGCCAAGCGGACCTACACCGAGGGCCGCTCGCTCGCCGAACTCCTCTACCAGGAGCCCGAGTTGAAGGACATCGACCTCGACGAGCCCACCGACCCCGTCCGCTACACCGGCTCCGCCGGAGCCCTCACCGACCGCGCTCTGGAGCGACGTTGA
- a CDS encoding DUF3048 domain-containing protein, translating to MVGMVDREQRVRKRRARTVAALLTATGLFAAGCTGHGSPRVPGDDGRGQFDTARPSTSAPGATDPSGKADRPSVLAVKIDNVRPARPQTGIDSADIVYAEQVEGGLSRLMAVYATKLPKAVGPVRSARESDLELLRQFDDPTLAFSGAQGKLMPLINRAPLVARTPEQASDAYFRGTDKASPHNLYLRPKRLVPVTPGAAALTTGFRYGPAPAGGTRDTSETVRYPAARFTFTWSKSRERWLVSMDGRPDVTADGKRLAPATVVVQYVKVRKSAFHDFLGNNTPYTVTVGSGKAKVLRDGRAYDVNWTRAKATDGTRFTTGDGTPVNFAKGQVWVVFAKAKAS from the coding sequence ATGGTGGGCATGGTGGACAGGGAGCAGAGGGTGCGCAAAAGACGCGCCCGCACGGTGGCGGCGCTGCTGACCGCCACGGGCCTCTTCGCCGCGGGCTGCACGGGACACGGCAGCCCCCGTGTCCCGGGCGACGACGGACGCGGGCAGTTCGACACGGCGCGGCCGAGCACCTCGGCGCCGGGCGCCACGGATCCGAGCGGGAAGGCGGACCGTCCCTCGGTGCTCGCCGTGAAGATCGACAACGTGCGTCCGGCGCGTCCGCAGACCGGCATCGACTCCGCGGACATCGTCTACGCCGAGCAGGTCGAGGGCGGCCTCAGCCGCCTGATGGCGGTGTACGCGACCAAGCTGCCGAAGGCCGTCGGCCCCGTGCGCAGCGCCCGTGAGTCGGACCTGGAGCTGCTGCGGCAGTTCGACGACCCGACGCTCGCGTTCTCGGGCGCCCAGGGCAAGCTGATGCCCCTGATCAACCGGGCGCCACTGGTCGCGCGGACCCCCGAGCAGGCCTCCGACGCCTACTTCCGGGGCACCGACAAAGCTTCCCCCCACAACCTCTATCTGCGGCCGAAGCGCCTGGTGCCCGTCACACCGGGCGCGGCAGCGCTGACGACCGGCTTCCGCTACGGCCCCGCGCCGGCCGGCGGCACCAGGGACACCTCGGAGACGGTCCGCTACCCGGCCGCCCGCTTCACCTTCACCTGGTCCAAGAGCCGGGAGCGCTGGCTGGTCTCCATGGACGGCAGGCCCGACGTGACGGCCGACGGGAAGCGCCTGGCCCCCGCCACGGTCGTCGTGCAGTACGTGAAGGTCCGCAAGTCCGCCTTCCACGACTTCCTCGGCAACAACACGCCGTACACCGTGACGGTCGGCTCGGGGAAGGCCAAGGTGCTGCGCGACGGCCGCGCCTACGACGTGAACTGGACGCGGGCGAAGGCGACGGACGGCACGCGGTTCACCACCGGGGACGGCACGCCCGTGAACTTCGCGAAGGGCCAGGTGTGGGTCGTGTTCGCCAAGGCCAAGGCTTCCTGA